Part of the Zea mays cultivar B73 chromosome 4, Zm-B73-REFERENCE-NAM-5.0, whole genome shotgun sequence genome is shown below.
GTTAAGAGCACATTAGAGTTAACACACGTGTAAAAGGTGTAAGAAATGTGACCAAAGGATGCCTACAATAGGCGTCATTAGACCCTAACTATTAGAGGAGTCAGACTAGAATAATATCAGTCTAATGGTTAACCCTAACTGCATGATTAGAGTGATAATTGAACCTATGCTTTGGTTCGACAGAAATTATCGAACCAGTCTGACGCTCACTAGTGCTCTTTGGTCGTTTTTAGGAGAGCATGAGACCCGAGTGGTTATGTCCGATGGTTGAAGTAACGGGCACATCAGACTGTCCAAACACTATGTTCTCTAGAACAGTCCCACTGTCATGTATCCTATGTGAATAGGAACAAGGTCGTCGGATCATAGAACTAGTCTCACAGCTAGTGCTTGCTCTACGATCACTTTATGAAGGGCGTCAAGCCTTGAGTTGTTGGTTCAATGATCATTAGACCGAGGGGCATCAAACCATATGTTGAGATAGAAGTTGAGGCGACAAGAGTAACATTTAAACGACTAGTACATGTGGCACAATTTAGTGGTGTTGGACTGTAAGCATTTGTCTGATGACCTGTTAAATGCATAGCAACAGTTTGAATGGCTAGATGCCCCTTGGAACCTTATAAATAGAGGTTGTGCGGGTTTGGGATGAGCATCTTGGTTTTCCAACTTGATATACATCCTACTGAGCCCAATAAAACATCTCCCTCCCATATATAGTGATAGTGATTCATCAAAAGTGAGATTGGGAGTGAGACATCTTAAAACTGGTTTAAAACATAAACCAAAGCTGCATGTCTTAAACTAGATAAAATGACTCAAATTATAGTGAAATTTCAAACCGGTtaaaatctctactactattaAGAACGGAAAGTGGACACGTGGTGGTACCACATCTTCACCCCGCGTCCCACTGTGTCGGCGTCGTGCCCTGTTGACCCATGCTCAGCATGCTCTCAGCTACTGCCCTATAGACCCCAGCGCCTGTGCAGCCACCAACAGACCATACGTATCTTAGGGTTTAGAAATAAACAGAAGCTAACCAACAGACTACACATACCTTAGtatttagaaataaataataattatactTAATAAATATCTTAATACATATTTATATAATATATTTAGTGTCCCTAGTAAAAGCACCGTAACTGGCAGTGATTTATTAAAAGAACTGAAATCTGTGTGGAATCTCTTCAAACGGTTACCCACGCGTTGTCCCACGGTTTCCCTCCTTCTCCTCCACAGGTTGGGTCAGAGCCTACCGCGTAAACGGCCTGAAAACGAGCTAGCCGGGCTTGAGCCCTGAGCCACCAAGTATATAATTGTACATCACGATTCACAAAACCCGCAGCAGGGCAGGGGCAGGCTGCTAGTTACAGCCTAGACACGGCGCGGCGAGTGCAGGTTGGCAGCTAGCGACGACGACCTCGCCGGCCGACGACATGGGTAAAGGCGGGCCGCGGCCGGCCGAGGCCAAGAAATCGGCGCCGGCGCTGCGGTCGCTTGCGTCGGTGTTCATGCACGCGGACGTCGCGGACGTGGTGCTCATGGTGCTGGGCCTGGTGGGCGCCATGGGCGACGGCATGTCCACGCCCGTGATGCTCTTTATCACCAGCCGCATCTTCAACGACCTCGGCAGCGGACCGGGCCTCCTCCAGGAGTTCAGCTCCAAGATCAACGAGGTAGATAGAATACATTCCGTCTCGATCTCTCGCACCTCCGTTCATCCGTCCTAGCCAGTAGCCAGTGTCAACGACGCCATAGCTGACGTCGTTACCTACCTCTCCTTCTCGACTGTACCAGAACGCGCGGAACCTCGTCTTCTTGGCGCTCGGCAACTGGCTCATGGCGTTCCTAGGTGAGCCGGCGCTGCACACGCACGCACCCATGCCAATGCCGCCGGCGGTGGCGCGCGGCGGTTTGATTGGTTTGCGCGCACACGCACCGCGTGCTGACTGACAATCGTTGTGTCGTCGTCGCTGTCGCTGGCATACACGCAGAGGGGTACTGCTGGGCGCGCACGGCGGAGCGGCAGGCGTCGCGGATGCGGGAGCGGTACCTGCGGGCGGTGCTCCGGCAGGACGTGGAGTACTTCGACCTCAAGGTGGGGTCGACGTCGGAGGTGATCACCAGCGTCTCCAACGACAGCCTGGTGGTGCAGGACGTGCTGAGCGAGAAGGTGCCCAACTTCGTGATGAACTGCTCCATGTTCCTGGGCAGCTACGCCGTCGGGTTCGCGCTGCTGTGGCACCTCACGCTGGTGGCGCTGCCGTCCGTGCTGCTGCTCATCATCCCGGGCTTCATGTACGGCCGCATCCTCATCGGCCTCGCGCGCCGGATCAGGGAGCAGTACACGCGGCCGGGCGCCATCGCCGAGCAGGCCGTCTCGTCCGTGCGCACCGTGTACTCGTTCGTGGCCGAGCGCAGCACCATGGCGCAGTTCTCCGCCGCGCTCCAGGAGTCGGCGAGGCTCGGCGTCAAGCAGGGGCTCGCCAAGGGCGTCGCCATCGGCAGCAACGGCATCACCTTCGCCATCTGGGCGTTCAACGTCTGGTACGGCAGCCGCCTCGTCATGTACCACGGCTACCAGGGCGGCACCGTCTTCGCCGTCTCCGCTGCCATTGTCGTCGGTGGCTTGTAAGTGACGTGTGACCGTCATTTCATCAGTATGATGTGATCTGCCTCTGCTGCATGTTTACTTATATCTATAGATGACGACGACGCCATTAACGAATAACCACGCAGAGCTCTGGGGTCCGGTCTGTCCAACGTCAAGTACTTCTCCGAGGCGAGCTCGGCGGCGGAGAGGGTCCAGGAGGTGATCCTGCGGGTGCCCAAGATCGACTCGGAGAGCAGTGCCGGCGACGAGCTGGCCAACGTCGCCGGCGAGGTGGAATTCAAGAACGTGGAGTTCTGCTACCCGTCGCGGCCGGAGACCCCAATTTTCGTGAGCTTCAACCTGCGCGTGCCGGCGGGGCGCACGGTGGCGCTGGTGGGCGGCAGCGGGTCGGGGAAGTCGACGGTGATCGCGCTGCTGGAGCGCTTCTACGACCCGTCGGCCGGGGAGGTGACCCTGGACGGCGTGGACATCCGGCGGCTGCGGCTCAAGtggctgcgcgcgcagatggggcTCGTGAGCCAGGAGCCGGCGCTGTTCGCGACGTCCATCAGGGAGAACATCCTGTTCGGCAAGGAGGACGCCACGGGGGAGGAGATCGTCGCGGCGGCGAAGGCGGCCAACGCCCATAACTTCATCTCCCAGTTGCCGCAGGGCTACGACACTCAGGCAAGCTATTTACCACACCAGCCCACCACTTTTGCAGCTGGCGTATGCATGCAGTCGTTTCGTTGGCTACACTTTTCTGCCTGCTTTTGCGTGCACACTAGTACTAACAATGCCTAAATGTCCCGTGGAATTTATGCTCTAATTTTTTTCCTGGTTTTCTATGGAGCACTGAGGTGTTTAGGCCCACCGTCCACCTCATACAGTACTCACTGCTCCACAAATATTTGTTGTTATAGTATTTAATTATGCCGGTCAAACTTAAATTTAACTAGCTTATTTAGAGAGTATATTATCAACATATATTATCGACATTTGTATCTTCGAACAATGTTACTATAAATATAGATTCAAAGATCTATCTAATGATACTAATTATGTACTATAAAATTTAAAAAAGTCCTATATAAATATGATCAAAGTTAAAAATGGTCGACTTCTAGAAAAGTAAGAACAACCAACATTTGTAGATcgagggagtaaatgctacagagTATTCCAAATTTTAGTGAAAAGAGTCATCATGATATTCTAGGTTCCCAATTCAGAAAGGTTGTATATGTCCGACTGGATGTAGAGACCAGAGGTAAAAAATATCATTCTCTAAAAAACAATATTCCTttcctttttttaaaaaaagttatTGATCAATTTGTGAAAGTAAAGCTGACATGGGAAACAACTCAAGAGTCAGAAAGGCAAACCACTTACTCAACAACACTCGAAAAATAGAAAGGGCAGCCCAAGGCTAAACTGCTTCAAGAACTAAACTGAAACAAACATGCCCTAACAAACAGATTTTCACTACATAATTCAACAATGGTTAGGTGGCCACTGGCCAGTCCACGTGGCTTTGGGATCCAATAAGCTCGTCACTAACTCCTCCACTATTTTAGTTTCCTGTCTGCTGTGCATCATTTTCATGCTGATCCAAAGGAACTTCTAGTTGTTCAAAGGAATAGAAAAATTTTAAACAAAGATAGGGTAGGAGTGCAGGTTGGCTTTGGAAGCAACAGCTTTTGTTTCTAGTGTCGCATTCCCCATTATCTGGAGGCAACACTACTCCAGCAGTTTATTCTAGTGCTGGCTAGCTAGACTAGAGCTGCTGGCAGGCATGCTAGGCGCCGCACCGCTGGCTCAGGACATGGGTCACTGGGTCCTGCCTGCTGTGCCTTCAAAGAAATCTGAGTGCTCTCTGCACTGAGCTCTGCCCACTGAAACTGTTGAACTGTCACAGTGAAAAAAAAAATCAGTTGAACAAAGTGAATATCTAAGTAGAGCTGGAAATGGGTTAGACCGTACATGGTTGTATCAGTAACTATTTAGGCACCGAGATCAAATTAAGTTTACTCATAGCCTGGCCTGTCTGGATGAATAGGAAGACTCGAATAGGAGGAGCACTCACCTGGAGCATGTCAAAGTAGGTAGCGAACAGCCCATCTCCAGCTTGGCAGCTTTTCAGTGAAGAGTTAAAAAAAAGAGTACTAGTATATGACTGTTTAAATAGAAGAGGGTTTAGGGCATGTCTAGAAGCACCCAGTTTTTAAAAAACTGGTTTATAAAAACTGGATTGTTTCCAAACAAACCAATTTATGCTCTAGTTTATAGAAACTGGATTCCTAATTTCTTAAAAACCAAAAAGCTGGTCTCCTCTAGCTAAAACCAGTTTTTTTCCGTTTAATTACATCATACCCTTGTTGATTTTATAGAATTTACATCTATTGCCACTGTTTTTTAAAATAGAATATGAGTAGGTTAGTCATTTTATATCAAAAAAACCAGAAATTGGTTCCTTAGAAACTGGGGTTCCAATCACCCTCACCCAGTTTTTTGATAAACTAATTTCTAAAAATTGGAGATAGAAATTGGTGTTTTAGAATTTGGTGTGCTTCCAAACAGACCCTTATGCAAAAGCGAGTGGATAAACAGCACTATACTCATATAGTGAAGAAACCAAAGTACCAAACCACCCACTCCACTCAAGGAACTGGAGGCTGAAATAAGCTCAAAATTTGGCACCTAACGAAttaggaaaaatagaaaatgcaacATATAGGGGTGCCATTACATCATCTACATTGAATAAAGAACATAACATAAAGAAAAAAAGTAAAAGATGGAAATACAGGTGGCCACAGAGATACCTGAAACCTAGAAAACTGCTTGTAGTGGGCAGTCATAGTCCTCATTGCGGTTCGAGCATAATTCCTCAAGAGTGCCGGTTGCTTTGGCCAGAAGATCTCTCATTGCCGGTTCAGCATACATCCACATCTCTGCTAGAAATTCCATCCTGTCCACTAGAGAATAGTAGCTGAACCCTGTACTGCTAGCTGCCGTGCCAGTATTTCTAAGGCTGCTAAGCACACCACTTCAATTACAAACCCTTTTCAAATGTTGAGGGATCAGAGCACACACTTTACAGGATTGCTTATGTTAGGACCTAGGAGTCATAGAAGATTGAGTGGCGGCCCCAAACTGGGAAAGTGAGAATGGTTAGCCGTTAGCCCACCACTCCGTGGTCGATGGACGCATCAGAAGACAAATGGCCAGAACCTCTTTGCAATTCTAGTAACCTGGAAAAGGGTTGCCAGCCAACAGTTTTTGGTGTGCCAACTTTCCTAGTGAACAGGATTTCACTGAGGTCCTGTCACACAATAATAACTTTGACAGCAATACGTGAGGCAGAGATTGGCAGAAGAAAGTGCCCGTGCTAGTATCTTTGTAGTGGCACAAGTGCTTTCCGCCATGAGAATTTAATATGTAAAAAGAAAAGCCAAAATGATTCAGGAAAGGAGATTCTTTCCCAGATTGTTGCCACTATCACAAACTGTGATTTGAAAGATAATGATTACAAAAGTGGGGGGGGGGCAAGCATTTTTCGGGCTGCCTAGCTATCCCAACATGGGACTTCTGCCATCCCCCAGCAAATAATGGAAGATCCCTCAAATGATATCAGACTCGGTGGCAAGCATGTAAACCTGAAATGTTTCTTTCATGTCCAGACACCCACCACAAGCAAATTCTACTGTGTGCAAACCACAGGTGTGGGGCACTGAAAACTAGCTCACGTTAGACTTTGATGTGGGCAGAACTCTAACAAGATGACCTGATAGGTACCCAGAATATCCTATCAGTTGGGTATTTCACCACTGTATTATTGTGAGTTTGACAACAAGAAAGGGACACTTTGCCACAGAACTTTCATTTTTTTCCATTGTTCATAATCATGCACTCACGAAAATACCACAGGAAAGTGTCCTAGATAATGAGAAACAGCTCTATTTTAGCAGCGCACCTACAGTTAAGCTGTGCCAACATTTGGTGCTGTAAACCATGGACAATTCTCAATGAACATGGTTACTTTCCTATAAATAATGCACAAGTAGCATCAGTGTATCTAGAATTAGAGTGGCCAGTGTGACTTAAACTGTAATATTTTTAGGGTAACTATGATGACATTTCATATTAACATCCATAGGAAAAGGACAATAACTTATTTCACTGGTCGCTGAGTTCAGTCCTCAGTTTGGTATTTATTTGGTTAAGGGGAATAAATACATGTCATGAAAACATAGAATGGTCAACTCAATTAATATAGAAGGTTAACTACACATTGAGACGACAAATAAATGGGATTTTCAACCTGAAAATACAAAGTGTATCCTTGTAATTGTGATATTAATGTTACTTACCAGATAACTAGACATCTATTTCAATTATAAATATGGATAGATATCAAAGAAAAATCTTGAAAAAAAATGCACTTACCTTCAATTCACCTTATCACATCAGTTTGCTTCAGAAATGATAATTATCTGCACTCAGCTACAATTATGTTGGCCTTGAACAACTTGTATGAGCTATGAGTCAAAGGACTGAGAGTGGCCTTAGTGACGATAGACTGACAACAGAAACAACAGGGCGAGTTAGCTCCAAGAGTAAAATAATGTATCTGCAAATGACTCAAACATCCGATGTGAATAAACATTGTCTTGTATTTTTCGAGAACAATATTTTCTACAGTAATCTTGCTACCTCACTTCAGAACAAATTATCTGGTTCAAATGAAAGAGAGTTATTGCATGTCACTACTGTAGACCGAGAACCGAAGCACTTTAGAAATACTGCAGTACAATATGAGCACCAAAGTATACTGAGAAATCACCGGCAACAGTTTTGATCTGATAGGCCTATTCCCATCAGTGGTGAACTTTGTTTGCCACTGAGAGAGCTTCAATCAGTTACAAAAGCAAACTTGTTGGGTGTAACAAAATATGACATTACACGAAAGCGTGAGATTTGAGTCTGAGAGGACAAAACATTGATACAAATGTAGCAGTGTAATGGCCGCAATAATATCACCAACTATATGTATATACACAAGAATTTTCAACATGTTCACAAAGAAAAGTAAGGAAATCTCAGATCTACCCGTATCCACCGTCTCATCACTAAAGATGGACATCTAACCATCCTATAGAAACAAAGATTTTTCCTTCCAATGATAGATTATTTTCCAAGTTTTCTAAACAACTTATGGAAGGTAAATTTTTTAAGAGAAGACCAGGATAACCTTTTTAAACAGTAGACTATTAAGCTAGAGCATTCAAAAGAAGATAGCTGTAGAATTCAAAAGGAAGTTTTACTCCCACATCATCACAAGAAGCTAGAAAGATATTACTGTAAAAAAACAACCGAAGCTAGAAGGGTGCCATCAAGCAGAATGTGATCGGATAGACTGTACATACATGTTGATTTTCATAGTTAATCTTCGACAAATTCTGAAATGAAAAGGGAGGGTCATAAAAACAACAGTTGATACAATGAATTTATGCTTAGCACTCTACCAAAGCAAACTTTGATTATGATTTTGTCGATATAATTGACAGATAAGAAGAGTGTAAACATGTTGACATTGTGTAAATCAACAAACATGGACTAGAATGCTTCCTTATGTgaaatataagttgtctccactcTGACACCCACCATGTCCCAAAAAATAGGTGGGTGAGCGTGGTGTCCAAATGTCTGGAGGACAGAAGCAGAGGATTGCTATTGCCAGAGCTATCCTTAAGTCACCCAAGATTCTCCTGCTTGATGAAGCCACAAGTGCATTGGACACAGAGTCAGAGCGTGTTGTGCAAGAGGCACTTGACCTGGCTTCTGTTGGCAGGACAACCATTGTCATTGCACATCGGCTCTCCACAATCCGGAATGCTGACATGATTGCTGTGATGCAATACGGTGAGGTCAAGGAGCTGGGATCCCACGATGACCTCATTGACAATGAGAATGGGCTCTACACATCTCTTGTCCGCCTTCAGCAGACCAGAGATTCAAGGGAGGCCAATCAGGTTGGTGGAACTGTAAGTACATCTGCTGTGGGGCAATCTAGCAGCCACAGCATGAGCAGGAGGTTCTCTGCAGCTAGCAGGTCAAGCTCAGGACGGTCAATGGGTGACGCAGAAAATGATAATATTGCCGAGAAGCCAAAGCCTCCCATCCCATCATTCAGGAGGTTACTGATGCTTAATGCACCAGAATGGAAGCAGGCTCTGATGGGAAGTTTCAGTGCAATTGTGTTTGGAGGCATACAACCTGCATATGCATATGCCATGGGCAGCATGATCTCAATCTACTTCTTGGCAGACCATGATGAGATCAAGGACAAAACAAGGACCTACGCACTCATCTTTGTTGCTCTTGCAGTGCTCTCATTCTTGATCAATATTGGGCAACATTACAACTTCGGTGCCATGGGGGAATACCTCACAAAGAGAGTGAGAGAACAGATGCTTGCAAAAATCCTCACTTTTGAGATTGGGTGGTTTGACCGTGATGAGAACTCCAGTGGTGCCATATGCTCACAACTTGCCAAGGATGCCAACGTGGTAATTATACGAACCAAAGATAAGCTTATGCAATATTATTAAAAGAAATAGTACCTGACAATACATATACATTTTTCGGCAGGTGAGGTCTCTTGTGGGTGATCGAATGGCTCTAGTGATCCAGACAGTTTCTGCAGTTCTCATAGCCTGCACTATGGGTCTGGTGATCGCTTGGCGTTTGGCCCTTGTCATGATAGCAGTGCAACCCCTTATCATTGTTTGCTTTTATGCTCGCCGTGTCTTACTGAAGAGCATGTCCAAGAAATCAATACAGGCACAATCTGAAAGTAGCAAGCTAGCAGCTGAGGCTGTCTCCAATCTCCGCACCATCACTGCTTTCTCATCTCAGGACCGTATCCTACGCCTCTTTGACCAAGCACAAGATGGGCCACGCAAGGAAAGCATCCGACAGTCATGGTTTGCAGGACTGGGCCTTGGCACCTCCATGAGCCTCATGACATGCACATGGGCCCTAGATTTCTGGTATGGTGGCAAGCTCATGGCTGAGCGTCACATAACTGCAAAGGCACTCTTCCAGACCTTCATGATACTAGTAAGCACAGGGCGTGTGATTGCAGATGCAGGTAGCATGACAACAGACCTTGCTAAGGGTGCTGATGCAGTAGCTTCAGTATTCGCTGTTCTTGACAGGGAAACCGAAATTGACCCTGATAACCCTGAGGGGTACAAACCAGAGAAGCTAAAAGGTGAGGTTGACATCAAAGGAGTTGACTTTGCATACCCATCAAGGCCAGATGTGATTATATTCAAAGGTTTCTCCTTGAGCATCCAACCAGGCAAGTCAACAGCCCTTGTTGGGCAAAGTGGTTCTGGTAAGTCGACTATCATAGGTCTTATAGAGAGGTTCTACGACCCACTTAGGGGGGTAGTGAAGATCGATGGCAAAGACATCAAAACATACAATCTCAGAGCCCTGCGTCGACATATTGGATTAGTCAGCCAAGAACCAACACTATTTGCAGGTACAATAAGAGAAAATATTGTGTATGGTACAGAAACAGCAACCGAAGCAGAAATTGAGAATGCTGCAAGGTCTGCGAATGCACATGACTTCATTAGCAACCTCAAGGATGGATATGACACATGGTGTGGTGAGAGGGGTGTGCAGCTCTCAGGAGGCCAAAAACAACGCATTGCAATTGCCCGTGCCATCCTGAAGAACCCTGCAATCCTGCTACTGGATGAAGCTACAAGTGCACTGGACAGCCAGTCAGAGAAGGTGGTACAAGAGGCATTGGACCGAGTGATGGTTGGCAGGACAAGCATTGTGGTGGCACACAGGCTCAGCACAATCCAGAACTGTGACCAGATCACTGTGCTTGAAAAAGGAATTGTTGTGGAGAAGGGCACACATGCATCCCTTATGGCTAAGGGTCCCTCTGGAACATACTTTGGATTGGTCAGTTTGCAACAAGGAGGCAACCAGCACTGAGTTTTTTTGCATGAGAACACAGCAGTACTTACAAATTTGTTGCTCCAATCAAATGATGTATTACTTTGGATCAATCTGCAAAAGATATCTAGCCTATTCCAACTAGCTTGGGACTGTAAgctttgttgttgttgatgaTGAAAACGCGAGATGGCCCAGCAGGCGATTGAAATTTCTGTGACAGTGGGGTGTTTTTCTTCCCTTTGTTCTATTAGCACTGTAGCACACATAAGTCTGACGAGCATATAGTTTCTTGATATAACTGTTGGACATGTATTGTAGTTGTGCAACGGCCAGGAAATCTCTGATAATATGTACATTAGGTATTATTTCATCTTATTCTCTACTGACTTTTGTACTCGAAATTATTACATTAGCTTTTATTTTATCTAATTCTTTTGCGAATTATGTGTTTGAAATTTTTATGCCTATTGACAATGCCTGGTGCAGCGGTAGAGTCTAACGTCTGTAACCGGAAGGTCCTGGATTTGAGC
Proteins encoded:
- the LOC103654853 gene encoding putative multidrug resistance protein, with amino-acid sequence MGKGGPRPAEAKKSAPALRSLASVFMHADVADVVLMVLGLVGAMGDGMSTPVMLFITSRIFNDLGSGPGLLQEFSSKINENARNLVFLALGNWLMAFLEGYCWARTAERQASRMRERYLRAVLRQDVEYFDLKVGSTSEVITSVSNDSLVVQDVLSEKVPNFVMNCSMFLGSYAVGFALLWHLTLVALPSVLLLIIPGFMYGRILIGLARRIREQYTRPGAIAEQAVSSVRTVYSFVAERSTMAQFSAALQESARLGVKQGLAKGVAIGSNGITFAIWAFNVWYGSRLVMYHGYQGGTVFAVSAAIVVGGLALGSGLSNVKYFSEASSAAERVQEVILRVPKIDSESSAGDELANVAGEVEFKNVEFCYPSRPETPIFVSFNLRVPAGRTVALVGGSGSGKSTVIALLERFYDPSAGEVTLDGVDIRRLRLKWLRAQMGLVSQEPALFATSIRENILFGKEDATGEEIVAAAKAANAHNFISQLPQGYDTQVGERGVQMSGGQKQRIAIARAILKSPKILLLDEATSALDTESERVVQEALDLASVGRTTIVIAHRLSTIRNADMIAVMQYGEVKELGSHDDLIDNENGLYTSLVRLQQTRDSREANQVGGTVSTSAVGQSSSHSMSRRFSAASRSSSGRSMGDAENDNIAEKPKPPIPSFRRLLMLNAPEWKQALMGSFSAIVFGGIQPAYAYAMGSMISIYFLADHDEIKDKTRTYALIFVALAVLSFLINIGQHYNFGAMGEYLTKRVREQMLAKILTFEIGWFDRDENSSGAICSQLAKDANVVRSLVGDRMALVIQTVSAVLIACTMGLVIAWRLALVMIAVQPLIIVCFYARRVLLKSMSKKSIQAQSESSKLAAEAVSNLRTITAFSSQDRILRLFDQAQDGPRKESIRQSWFAGLGLGTSMSLMTCTWALDFWYGGKLMAERHITAKALFQTFMILVSTGRVIADAGSMTTDLAKGADAVASVFAVLDRETEIDPDNPEGYKPEKLKGEVDIKGVDFAYPSRPDVIIFKGFSLSIQPGKSTALVGQSGSGKSTIIGLIERFYDPLRGVVKIDGKDIKTYNLRALRRHIGLVSQEPTLFAGTIRENIVYGTETATEAEIENAARSANAHDFISNLKDGYDTWCGERGVQLSGGQKQRIAIARAILKNPAILLLDEATSALDSQSEKVVQEALDRVMVGRTSIVVAHRLSTIQNCDQITVLEKGIVVEKGTHASLMAKGPSGTYFGLVSLQQGGNQH